A stretch of DNA from Phycisphaerae bacterium:
CCGCCAGGACCGCGGCAAGCGGCTCGCGGGCGTCTTTGTCGTAGTCCAGCGCGGCGGCGAACTGTCCGCCGGTCGTCGGAGACGATTGCTGGGCGAGCATGATGACGAAGACGTAGGTGACCAGAATCGCTCCGGCATAAACGATGACCAGCGCGGCGGCGAGGAATTCCGCGCCGACCAGGACCATAAGACCGGCGGTGCTGAGCACGACGAGGACGAAAAACAGGGCCGAATAGACGGGCCGGGGGTGAGTGACGACGCGGACCGCGCCGCCAAGAGCGAGGAGGGCCAGCAAGCAAAAATAGACATTACGGCCGAATTCGCCGAACAGATTGTTAAGCATGAGGATAAAGCCGCCCATCGCTAAGGCTAATACAGTTGTCGCGAGACCTTTGCGGGATCGCTGGCCCTCTCTGGGCAGCGTCACAAAAATCGCGACGGCTCCGAGGGCGGCGACAGCGTACGCGAGATAGACGAGGGCTTGTTCCACGAAACTCTGCTACTCCGTTCAATACCCCGTAATCGCCGGGTTCTTCCGCGGCTTATCGTCCTTGGTGCGATCGAAGACCATCAGGAGCTTTTCCTTGTCGAAGATCATCTCCTCGCGGGAGCTGCCAACGAGGCTGTATTCCGGCGTCAGCTCGATCGCATCGACCGGGCAGGCCTCTTCGCACATGCCGCAGTAGATGCACCGCAATTCGTCGATGTCGAAGCGGATCGGGTATTTCTCACGATCCGGCCAGGGGCTGTCGGCGCCTTCGATGTGGATGCAGTGTGCCGGACAGGCCGTCTCACACATAAAGCAGGCGACACACGCCACGCGGCCCTGTTCATCGCGATTGAGCCGATGGACGCCGCGATAGTTCTCCTTGCGGAGGATTCGCTTCTGCTCCGGGTATTGCACCACGGTTTGCTCGCGGAGCTTCTGCTTAAACATATGCCGAAGCGTCGTTTTGAGACCCCCGAAGATCTGCGGCAGGTAGAGCCGCTCGTGCATCGTCAATTCCGGCTGATCGACGTAAACGATATCGGTGTCCCGCCAACTTGCGCTAGCCATGTTGCACCCCCCAACGGGCCCGCGCCGGAAGGCTGAGCTGCCGGCCGGTGATCTGCTTTCCGCTCGCCGCACCGACGAAGGCCCCGATGAATAGAATCATCACATTTGCTGGGAGGGCGAACCACTGCGGCCAGCCGGCGTAGAGGATTATTCCCTGCACGGCCACGATCCCCATCGTCATGGGAACCAGACCTTTCCACGCGAGGCGCATGAGCTGATCGAAGCGAAAGCGCGGCAGGGTCCAGCGGACGATCATGTAGACGCAGATGACAAGGAAGACTTTGAACGCGGTCACACCCATCCGGCAGCACATGGCCAGGAACGAGCCGTCATTGTTGAGCCAGTCCCAACCGGGAACGAGATAGCCGCCAAAAAAGATGGCGACCATAAGGGCGCTGGACGTAATCATGTGTGCGTATTCGGCGAGGAAAAACAAGGCCAGCTTCATCGCGCTGTACTCGGTGTGGTAGCCGCCGACGAGTTCCTGCTCGGATTCGGCGAGGTCGAAGGGCATGCGATTGGCCTCGGCGAGGGCGGTGGTGAAGAGGATGAACGCGGCGACCGGATGGTATACGACCGTCCAAACATGGTTGGCCTGGTAGGTGACCATGTCTTCCAGACGGAGGCAGCCGGTCGTGAGGATGGCAGCGAGGATGGCCATACCCATGGGGATTTCGTAGGAGAGCATCTGCGCTGCGGCGCGCATGCCGCCGTAGAAAGAATACTTGTTGTTGCTCGCCCAGCCGCCGAGCACGACCCCATACACGCCGAGCGAGGCGACGGCGACGATGTAGAGCAGGCCGATGTCGATGCTGGCGACCTGGGCCGTCAGGGCCGGGGCGTCAGCCGGCATCCACGACCACCGGAAATTGCCGCCCCAGGGGATGACCGCGAAGCCGATGGTGGCGACGACGAAGATCATCCACGGCGCAAAGAGAAAGAGCGCCCGGTCAACGCTCGCCGGGATGATGTCTTCTTTGAGGAGGAACTTGAGCCCGTCGGCGATGGGCTGAAGCAGGCCGCCGGGGCCGACGCGATTGGGGCCGTAGCGATCCTGAATCCAGGCGGAGATCTTGCGCTCCAACAGAATCGAATACGCCACGGCGCCCATGATGAGCCCGAAGACAACGAGCATCAGGATAATGCTGAAGTTGAATTGGTCGCTCAAGAGATTCTTCATATTCCTATCACGGACGCGTTAATGCGCGTGCTCGGGTAGCGGAGGCGGAACGTGCAGCGTCGCAAACTCCGGCATCGTTAGGGACATCATCTCGCGAATCTTGGCGGCATTGTAAATACCCGTCAGCCCGGCCAGCGTGGCGAGGTATTGACCATCGCGCTGGCAGCCCTCCCGCGGGGCTATCGCCGCCTCAAACGGCTGGATCTTTCCATCCACATTCATGAACGAACCCGACCGCTCGGCCCAGGAGACGCTGGGCACGACGACCGTGGCGGCTTCCGTGACGGGGTTGGGGAAGATGTCCTGGGCGAAGATCAGCGGAATCTTCGCGAGGGCCTTGCCCAAGTCCGGCGTGACCCAATCGGTCGGGTCTCCGCCAGTGATCCACGCGGCCGCGAAGGCGCCCTCCGCGGCCTTTTTGACGAATTCGTCGAAGCCGCACGTAGCACCGCCCGCCGCCGCAAGGATTTTCTCTATGCCGCGGCGGTTGGGGCATTTTTCGGCGCGGATAGTAAAACGTACCGGGCGGCCATTCCCCTTGGGGAACTTTTCGTCTTCGCCATGCACGGGAACCGGCCCCATTGCAAGCGTTGCCTGTGGCGCGACGTCGCGGATGAACTTCGCCAGCAGCCACGCCTCTTCGCAACTCATCCAGGGCGAGAGCAGCGCGCCCACCTTCGCCGCGCCGTCGGTCTTGACGGTCTCGGCGAATCGATAACGCGCAATCTCCGGGAGTTGGCTCCAATCGGGCGACTCAGTCTCGGCGCCGCGGCGGACGGTTAATCGATTCAGGCGTTTCGGGTCATGGACGTACTTCCAGCCGAATCGGCCCTCGTCGCACATCCACCAGTCGTTGACGCCGGGGTTGTATCGGGGTTTCAGCCGCCACACGGTGTTTTCATTTTGATGGATTTCGATCGCGCAGCCTGCGGAGCAGTTTGGACAGATGCTCGGCGTCTCCTTGAGGAACCAGACCCGCTGCTTCATCAGGAAATCTTTGTCGAGCAACGACCCCACGGGGCAGACGTCAACGACATTTCCTTGCAGGGCATTCTCTAACGGGATTCCCGGGAAAACATCGATCTCCGCCCGGCTGCCGCGGTTGACGATGCAGAGTTCGTTTGTGCCGGAAACTTCATCGCAAAACCGCACGCATCGGGAGCACATGACGCATCGATCCTGATAAAGCAGGGTCTTGCTGCCGACGTCCTTTTTGGGGTTCTTGTTCTTGGCTTCGACCATCCGGCTCGCCGCATCGCCGAACTCCAGGCTGTAATCTTGTAGGTAGCATTCGCCGGCCTGATCGCAGACGGGACAGTCGAGCGGGTGATTGATCAGGAAATACTCCATACAGGATCGCTGATTCGCGCGCACGGAGTCCGAATCAAAGCGGACCTCCAGTCCATCCTTAACCGGCGTCTGGCAGCTCGGGAAAAGACGAGGTGCCCAGTCCATTTCCTTGGTTTTGGGGTTCGGCATCTTCATTTCCATCAGGCAGAGGCGGCAGGACGCCACCACGGTCAGGCCGGGATGGAAACAATAAAAAGGAACGTCCCACCCGGCCTCGATGGCGGCCTGCAAGACGGGGATTTTGTCCCTGCAGTCGATGGGTTTACCGTCGATGGTGATCTTGGGCATAGGGCCTTTGACAATACCTCGCCGCTCGCGACGGAACGCCGCAGCGACCGAGATTGTGAAGGTTATCACGAACCTGCCAGAGGTGCAAAACGTGCAGACAAGATTATGCCCCATTGAAATTTAAGAGGTCTGCGGCGATAAACAAGCTTATGATTTTACGAAGACTTACAGCAGTTGGAATCACGCTGTTGGCATGTTGGGCCGAGCTGGGATGCAGGCCCGGCACTCCTGAACCCGAGCGAACGACTACCGCCCCCGCTCCTGTTCGGGAACCAGTGCCGTCGTCATTTCCGGCGGATGCTGAAGTGGTGCCGCTAGACCATCCGACCCCCCAGGTCACTCCGCGCAACCCCGTCCCTGGAAAAGCACAATCTCCTCCAACGCCTGTCTCCCCAGCGCGAGAGTCCCTTCCTAATCGAGGGCCGTCTCCTTCTTCGGCGACCCTCGCCGACATGCCCTTTGAAATACCGCAACTCGAACTGGTCGGCTTGCAGCCCGTTGTGAAGGAATCCATTGACGAGGCCATGATAGCCCTGCGCGGCAGCCCCGCGGACGCCTCCAAGGCCGGCGATCTCGGAATGGTCTTCTTTAACGCCGGTTGCCCCCAGGCGGCGGCCAGCTGTTTCGAATACGCCGCGGGTTTGGAACCGACGGCGATGCGCTGGCGCTATTACCTGGGCCTCTCGCACGTTGCGGTTTACAACTCGTCGGCCGCCGCGGAGGCGTTCGAGCGCGCGCGGGAACTGGATGCGCAATATGCCCCGATCCTGGTGGAATTAGGGGGGCTGCGGCTCAAGTCGGATGTACCGGCGGCTCGCCAACTTTTCCAACAAGCGACAGAGCGAAACCCCCGGGAGCCTCGGGGGCATTTTGGCCTGGGTGAGTGCGCGCGGTTGCGCGGTGATTTTGCGGCCGCGATTCCCCATTATCAAAAGGCCCTCGAACTCTCGCCCACCTATGCGGATGCGCATCAAGCGCTGGCGCAATGTCTGGAGTCGACCGGCAAAAAGACAGAAGCCAGGCGGCATCGCGCCTTTCGGGCCGTCGGCGGCTCGCAGCCATCGGCCGAGGATCCGCTGCTCGTGGAGTTGCTCAGCCGGGCGACGGCGGGATCGCAATTGATCGACTTGGCGAGGGCCCTCACGGAAGCCGGAAAGGTCGCACAAGCCATCGAGACCTTGGAAACCGTCGTGGCCAAGGACGGTTCCGACATGATCGCCCGTGGGGCCCTGGGGCTCCTGCTGGACTTGACCGGCCAGCAACGCGAGGCCGTTCAACAGTTTCGCGCCATCTTGGAGAAACAACCGAACGACTTTCCGTCGGTGTTGAACCTGGCCAAGGCGCTGACCGAAGCAGGAGAATACGAGGAAGGGGAACGCTATTACCTGGAGGTGTTGAACAGCGAGCCGCGAAACAGCCGGGCGCTTTCGCTTTTTGGATGGCATCTCATGGGCTGCGGTCGGATGGAGGAAGCCGCGAAGTACTTCGAGCGTTGGGTGCAACTCAAGCCGGACGAGCCCGAAAGCCACCTCGCATTGGCGCTCGCGCTGACCTGCTTGACGCGTTACGAGGCGGCGGCCGATCAATACCGGCGGGCGAATATGCTCAAGATTGGAAAGGAGGACACGTTTGCGCGGTTCTTGTGGAATCTTGCGGAAGCGCTGATGAGGCAGCAAAGATACATGGCGTCAGGCCGCGAGATCGCATTGACGAGTGTCCGCTCGGTCAGCGCCCTGGCCGACGTTTTGGATACCAAGCAAATGTCCTCGGAAGCGGCGGCCGCCCGCGCCTTCGATGCCGTCCTGTTGAGAAGGGCCGTCGCTTCGGCGCAAGCCGGTCATTTTGCGAACGGCCTCGATTACGTGCGCCTGGGTCTCGCTGATGAGGAAAACAAGACAAAGGCCGGGATCATCGAGGAAATAAAGAAGAACGTCGCCGCCAAACCGGAGGACATCAACGTTCGGCATCTCCTGGCGATTGTGCTCGTGGATATCGGCGAGCGGTCCGCCGCCAAGGAACACTGGCAGCAGATCATCAAGGTCCAACCCAGATTCGTATTGGCGTACATTGCTTTGGCCGTCGAATCGATGTACGAAAATGACTTTGCGCAAGCCCGGGGCAACTTGGAAGCGGGGCTTCAACACGAGCCGGATTCTCCCTGGCTGTCCAACGCCCTCGCATGGGTCCTGGCGACGTGTCCCGAAGACGAACATCGGGACGCGGCAGCGGCGCTGCGCTGGGCCCAAAAAGCCTGCCAGGCGACCGGCAATAAGAACCCCGTATTCCTTGATACGCTGGCGGCGGCTCACGCGGCGACGGGCAACTTTTCCGAGGCGGTCCGCGTGGAGGGAGAAGCGATCCGGTTCTCCACCGAGATCGGCCAGACCATCTCCATTCCCGTGTACCGCGAGCGCCTGGAGCTTTACGAGAACAAAAAGCCTTACGTTCAACGGGGCAAGCGGGAGCTGAACCTGGAAAAATAGGGATCAGGCGCTCGAAAGCCGGCCCGCCTGTTTTCGGGTCGGCTGGAGAATGGGCAATTCATAGGCCGCCGGATTGAGGCGCTTCAGCACGCTGTTGACGCGGCCGGGTTCCTGCCTGCGAATGTGCGTTTCAAACTCGTCGCGGTATTTCTCAACGATGGTCCGGACCGGAAAGGCCGCGCCGTCCGGTAGACCGCAGATGGACAGGCCGCCCATCATGCCCATGTTCTTCGAGATCTCGAGGAGCAGGTCGAGGTCCCCGAGGCGGCCGGCGCCCAGTGCGATCCGCAGGGCGATTTTGTACATCCAGTTCGTGCCTTCGCGGCATTGCGTGCACTGACCGCAGCTTTCGTGGGAGTAGAATCGCGTCACATTCGCGAGAACCTGCCGGATGTCAGCGTCGTGAGGGATGACGATCGCGCCGGCCGTCCCGAGGCCCAGAAGACCGTATTTTCGCACGTCGTCGAAGTCGAGCTTACAGTCAAGCTCGGCCTCGGTGAGAATCCCCATCGAAAGGCCGCCCGGAATACACCCCTTGATCTTCTTGCCGTCCACCATCCCTTGGCCGAAATCGTCGCCGAAGATGAGGTCGCGACAGGAGAGTCCGAGGGGGGCTTCAAAGCACCCGGGACGCTTGACCGGTCCGCTCAGCGTGTAGAGCTTCGGACCGGCCGAGCCTTCCGTTCCGATGGACTTAAACCACTCCGCTCCGCGATTCACGATGTGGGGGACGCAGCACAGCGTCTCGACATTGTTCACAACGGTGGGCTTGCGGAAAAGCCCTTCTATCGCGGGAAAGGGCGGCTTGATCCGCGGCCAGCCCCGCTTGCCTTCGAGGCTTTCGATCAGACCGGTCTCCTCGCCGCAGACATACGCCCCCGCACCGCGGTGGATGTAGCACTCTACGCTGTAAGCGCTGCCGAAGACCTTTTTTCCGAAGAGTCCCGCGGCATAAGCCTCGTCGAGCGCCTTTTGTAGAATATGAAATTGTTCGTGAAACTCGCCGCGCATGTAGATATACGCCACAGTGGTCTTGGTGGCATAGGAGGCAATCAGTGTTCCCTCGAGGAGTTGGTGCGGGTCCTCCTCCATCAGCACGCGGTTGCTGAACGTACCCGGCTCGGATTCATCCGCGTTGACGCACAGATAAGTCACCTTTCGATCCGGGGGAAGGAACGACCACTTCATGCCCGCGGGAAAGCCGGCCCCGCCGCGGCCCCGCAGGTTCGCTGCTTTGACGCATTCGATCGTCTGTTCCGGCGTCCACTCCTGGATGACCTTTTGCGCCGCCGCGTAGCCGCCGCGCGAGCGATAGGTCTCGAGCGTGCGGCTATTGGGCACGCCGACATTCTTCATAAGGATGGGTTCGTACTTGGGCATATTGAGATAGAGCCTATCTTTCCATTAGGACCTATTCTCTCTCCTCACGCATCCGGAACGATCGCCTGGAAGTAAAGCAGGGCCCACGCCGTGCAGCCGAGTGTAAACCACGTTCGCCAGCCGCCGCGTGTCTGACCGGCGATAACCGCCAACCAGATCGGGATGAAGTCCAGCGCAAAGCGGTTGTAGCCGTGCTGGAGGTATCCCGTCGAGTGGTAGCATAAGAGACCCAGCATGACCGGCAAAGTCGCCAGTATGAGCAGCCGCCGCGGGCCGTCGCGGAACCAGGAGGGGGCCGCCAGAAAGACGAATAGCAACAAGGGCGACGTGATCCAGAGACTGGTGCCCATCTGGTTAGTCTCCGTGATCTTCAGCGAGGTCAACGTGGGCTCGATGTCCAGTTGCGGCGGTTCGATGTGCATGTAATACGCATTTTCAGGAATGAAGTGGGCTGAAAAAAGGCCGTGCGCCTGGAACCGCTCTTCGATGCCATCACCCTCGCGGCCGACGTAAATATATTGATACCCGGAGTCCCAGGGCTTCCCAAACTTGAGGTAATTCAGCGTCAGCAGCGGCGCGACCATCACCGCCAGACCTGCCAGGCAAAGCATCAGCCGCTTTTTTTGCCACGCCACTGCTATCAGCGGCAGGGCGTAGAGAATCGTCATCTGCCGCGTCCAGACCGCGATCGTCAGGCCGATCAAGGACGGCCAGATCCGCCGCCGGCCGAGCATGTCCGCGGCGAAGATGAGCAGCCCGACTTGCGAGAGCACATGATTCGTCTGGCCGAGATTCCCCGACCCCGCGAAATACAGGTTGGGCAGCAGGGCGGTTCCGCCCATATAGGCGAGGGTCAGGAGTCCCGCCCACGCGCTGTCGCCGGTCTGTCGTCGGAAAACGATGAAGGAAATAATCGGAACGGGCCAGAAAACCAGGAGAACGTACGGCAAGGCCAGCCACATATCCGTGCGGTCGATGAGGTAGCGATGCAGCGGGGCCAGGGCGACCGTCAGAAATCCCATGAGCGGTGGAAAAACGTTGTATACTTTTTCGTTTACGAGCGCCGTGTCGTGCATGCGCTCGCGCAGGAGATCGGGACGCTCCTGGGGAATATCAAGCCGGCCATTCAACCAGGATTCCCCTTCTGCCACGCCGGAATTCGCGGACGCCTGGACTTTCCATTGGGACAGGCGGATCTTCGGTCCAAGGGCCAGTTGCAGTCCGGCGAGCGTGAGGAGAAAGCACGCCCACGCGTACCAGCGAGGTTCACGGGAAATCGCGGATGGGGGAGGGGGACTCTCGGATTGATCCATTGCGTCGACGAGTTGCGGCAAGGTTTGGGAGTCCAACGTCATGCTTCTTTCATCTCGCGGACGTCGGAAGTCTTGCCGATCGAGTGGGTCTCCGCACTCCCCTTGACCTCACCCGCCGCGGAGGCGGTGTTGGTGTCTGGTCGATCAAACAGGGTTGAGCGGGGGACGGCGATTTCGGCGTTTTTTGAGTCCTTGAGCAGCTTGGGCACGGCGTCGACCTTGACGCACTTGTGCAGCTTCTCGTTGACTAAGAGGCACGGGGCATGATCGCACGCCGCCAGACACTCCTCCGTGATTAGGCTGTACTGACCGTCGGTCGTGGTGCCGTGTTCGTCGATCTGGAGTTCGCTTTTCAAGGCGTCGAGGACGGCGTCGGCGCCCATCACCTGGCAGGAGAGGCTGCGACATAGGACGATGACCTTCTTGCCCTTGGGGTGGTCCCAGAAATGGGTGTAGAAGCTCAGCGTGTCGATCACCTGGCTCGGCGGCAGCTCCAGCACCTCGGCGACCTCTATCATCGCCTGATAGCTGACGTGGCCCAGCGCATCCTGCACAACGTGCAGCGCCGGCAGCAGCGCCGCCCGCTTCGTCTCGTACCGCGGAAAGAACGACCGGATCTTCTCCCGCACCGCCTCGGAGAGAACGGCGGGGGCATGGTCGTCGACAACGGGGGTTCGGCGATCGATTGCCTGCCAAGCCATGGCAGAGAGTGTAACTTACCCGCGCGTGGCTGGGTAGGTTCGCCTCCCCTCGGACCACACCGGAGTTCTCGGCGATGCCGGAGGCTTAGCGTTCACCTGCCATTTTTTCGACTTCCTGTATCAGCCGCCGCGCGATCACCCGCTTGTCCGCCACGGGCCAGGCCTGCCATTTCTCCCCGCGCACCAGAAACTCCATGCGGGCATGATCGGCGCCGATCGATGAAGGGCGGTTCAGGACGATGGCATCGCAGGCCTTCCGGCGAAGCTTCTCCTCGGCATGGCGTCGGGCGGCGTGGTCTTCCAACGCGAAGGCGACGGTGATTCGGCGGCCTTTTCGGCGGCCCAGCGTCGCCGCAATATCGATCGTGGGGACAAGGGTCAGAGACATCCCCACCTGGCGCTTCGGCATTTTGAGACGCGATCGCTTTTGCGGCCGATAGTCGCAGACCGCAGCCGTAAAGACCGCGACATCGGACTTCGCAAAGGCCTTTTTCGCGGCGGCCGCCATCTCCCCGGTGGTTTCGACGTGAACGGTGCGAATGCCGGCCGGGGCCGCGATGGCGACCGGGCCGCTCACCAGCGTCACTTCGTGTCCCGCCGCGCGGGCTGCGGTAGCAAGGGCATAGCCCATTTTGCCGGAGGAGGGGTTCGAAATGAACCGAACGGAATCGAGGTACTCGCGCGTCGGCCCCGCGGTGATCAGGATGCGCAGGCGTTTAGCGGTTCGGCGCGGCATTTTTGGGGGGGCTGGCTTTCAACAACTCGATCGTGCGGGCAAGAATCTCATCCGGCTCGGCCATGCGACCGGACCCGATGGTTCGACAGGCGAGCCAGCCTTCGCCGGGAGGGACGATCCGATAGCCCCGGGCCGCCAGGGATTTCACATTGTCCTGTACGATCGCGTTTTCCCACATCCGCGTGTTCATCGCCGGCGCCAGCAGTACCGGACAGGCCGCCGACATGACCATCGTCGAAACGAGGTCGTCCGCCAGGCCGTGAGCGATCTTGCCGATGATGTTGGCCGTGGCCGGGGCGATGACCATTACGTCGGCCCCCTCGGTCAGGCGGATGTGCTGTGGGTCGAAGTAAGCGGTCGATTCCCAGGGGCTGGTAAAGACCTGCCGCGCGGTCAGGGCCTCGAACGTCAGCGGGCCGACGAAGTGCTTCGCCGCGGCGGTCATCGCGACCGTCACGCCCGCGCCGCGCTGCACAAGCGCGGAGACCAGGGCCGCCGTCTTGTACGCGGCAATGCCCCCGCAGACTCCGACGACGACCTCGCAGCCGGTCAGTTCATCGGTTCGCGGGGAACTCGCGGAGGTGTCAGGATTTCTTGGCCCGCTCACTGTCGGCCTTCTCATCGCCCACGGCGATCTTGCCTTCCATGATCTCGCGGACGACGATTTCCATGGGCGTCATTTTGCCGGTCGCGATCATCGGCCGGGCGCCGAACATCAGCTCCTTCCAGCGCTTCTGGATGAGCGCGGTGAGCTTGAACCGCCCGCCGACTTTGTTGATCAGGTCCTCATTCTTCAGGTCGTGAATCATCGTTTTCAAATCTCCGTCACACGTTCTTGACCAGCTTTGCGTATATCTTATCCACAGTTTCGTTTAAGTCATCATTGATGATGAAATCGTCATAACAGCCGGATTCCATGGCATAGCGGATCTCGCCGTCGGCCTGGGACAGCCGCTCACGGATCGCCGTCGCATCGTCGGTCCGCCGGCCCTCAATCCGGCGGCGCTGTTCGTCCGACGTCGGCGGCAGGAGAAAAAAGGTCCTGGCATCGGGCATCTTTCGCCGCACCTGGATGCAGCCTTTTATGTCGATCTCCAGGACAATCACGCGGCCTTGGGCAATCGCGGTCTCGACCTCCGCCAACGGCGTGCCGTACCAATGACCATAGACCTCCGCCGATTCCAACAGGCCGCCGCTGTCTTTGAGCTTCGCGAACTCCTCCGGGCTGATGTAATGATAGTCGCGGGCATGTTCTTCGTTGATCCGCCGCTTTCGCGTCGTGACCGACACGCTGAACTCCGCGGGCACTTTTTCGCAGAGCCGCCGGCAGACCGTGGACTTGCCCACCCCGCTGGGTCCGCTGACCACCACCACTTGTCCGCGCTTTTTCGATGTCTCCACAGGCGTCCTTGCTATTACCAATGCTACTCGACGTTTTGCACTTGTTCCTTGATGCGGTCGATGGCCGCCTTGATCTCCACCACGTGCCGCGCCAATTGGGCGTCGTTGGCCTTGCTGCCGATCGTATTGGCCTCGCGAAGCATCTCCTGCGTCAGAAAATCCAGCTTGCGTCCCGCTTCCTCGGATGAGCCGCATAGCTCTCCGAATTGGTCCAGATGGCTGGCCAGCCGGGAGACTTCCTCGTTGACGTCGCACCGGTCGGCGAAGATGGCCACTTCGCGCGCCAGGGCGTCCTGGTCCAATTCGACGCTGGCCGCGGCGACCAGTTGTTGAACGCGGGTCTTGAGTCGCCTGTGATATTCCTCTACGACCTGCGGCGCTCGCCGGGCCACTTCCTCAAGCCCCGACCGGATCGCCGCGCACTGCTGTTCCAGGTCCTTTTGCAGGGCGGCGCCCTCCGCACGGCGCATGACGATCACACGTTCCACCGCCTCGCGGGTCATTTTTTCAACGATGCGATACTGCGCGTCGAGCACCGCCGGATCGATATCCGCCGGCTCACAGACGCCGGGCACCTCCAGCAGGCCCGCCACGTCGATCTGGATCCCGCTCTGCCCCGCCGTGATCTCGCGCAATTTGTCCACGTAATGCCTGACCGCCGCCGTGTTGATCTGATAGGCCGACGGCGCGTTCTCGTCCTTGACGCGCAAATTGTACGTCACGCTGCCGCGGCCCAGCATCGAGCGAAGCAGCCGGTCGATGTCTCCTTCGAAGCGTTGAAAAGTCTCGGGCAGCTTGATCGTCGCCTTGAAGTAACGGTTGTTGAGACTCCGCACCTCGGCGCGGAAGGCCACCCCGTCGGCTCGCGCCTCCGCCGCTCCAAAACCCGTCATGCTCAAGATCATTCAGACGGCTCCGCCCAGTGCTACTTTCCCGCGGGAGCGCTCGTCGGAGTCGTGGAGTCATCCGACGGGATCAATACCGGCTTCACGATGGTGGTGGAGCTGTTTTCGGTCTTCTCCGCCGGCGCTGGAGCCACCGGAGTGGCGGTCGCAGGACCGACCGGTCCCGGCGCGCCGGGAGGCGGCGGACTCGAAGGGCCGGGGGGCGCCGTGGCGACCGGGGGCGAGGCGCCGGACTTGGCCGGCTCAAACACATAGTTTCCCATGATGGAGAGCAGCAGGAACAACGCCGTCAGGCTGACGGTCACCCAGGTAAGGAAGTCGCCGGTTTTGGTACCGAAGGCCGTATGTCCGCCGACGCCGCCAAAGGCCCCGCTGAGACCGGCCCCGCGATTCTTTTGAAGCAGAACCAGTCCGATGAGCAACAGCGACACCGCCACGAAGGCGATGGTCAACAGGATTCTTCCGAAGGAAGCAACCACAAGAATCGTCATGAGAATCTACCCAGTCCTTTTGCCCTGATGCAGGCGTCAATGATGGCGGCGAAATCGGTCGCCTTGAGGCTGGCGCCCCCAACGAGGGCCCCATCCACATTGGGGCACTTCATTAACGCCGCCGCGTTATCCGGTTTGACACTCCCCCCGTATTGTATACGAATTTCCTCGGCCACGCCCCTGC
This window harbors:
- a CDS encoding NADH-quinone oxidoreductase subunit J, whose product is MEQALVYLAYAVAALGAVAIFVTLPREGQRSRKGLATTVLALAMGGFILMLNNLFGEFGRNVYFCLLALLALGGAVRVVTHPRPVYSALFFVLVVLSTAGLMVLVGAEFLAAALVIVYAGAILVTYVFVIMLAQQSSPTTGGQFAAALDYDKDAREPLAAVLAGFVLVGTLAGVIVSRKWEPIAGVSVGESANGNTLALGRVLLTDFAVSVELAGVLLMVAMIGAIAIARKKLPRGEHEEEMLPPGEIGRHVTPY
- a CDS encoding tetratricopeptide repeat protein, whose translation is MPFEIPQLELVGLQPVVKESIDEAMIALRGSPADASKAGDLGMVFFNAGCPQAAASCFEYAAGLEPTAMRWRYYLGLSHVAVYNSSAAAEAFERARELDAQYAPILVELGGLRLKSDVPAARQLFQQATERNPREPRGHFGLGECARLRGDFAAAIPHYQKALELSPTYADAHQALAQCLESTGKKTEARRHRAFRAVGGSQPSAEDPLLVELLSRATAGSQLIDLARALTEAGKVAQAIETLETVVAKDGSDMIARGALGLLLDLTGQQREAVQQFRAILEKQPNDFPSVLNLAKALTEAGEYEEGERYYLEVLNSEPRNSRALSLFGWHLMGCGRMEEAAKYFERWVQLKPDEPESHLALALALTCLTRYEAAADQYRRANMLKIGKEDTFARFLWNLAEALMRQQRYMASGREIALTSVRSVSALADVLDTKQMSSEAAAARAFDAVLLRRAVASAQAGHFANGLDYVRLGLADEENKTKAGIIEEIKKNVAAKPEDINVRHLLAIVLVDIGERSAAKEHWQQIIKVQPRFVLAYIALAVESMYENDFAQARGNLEAGLQHEPDSPWLSNALAWVLATCPEDEHRDAAAALRWAQKACQATGNKNPVFLDTLAAAHAATGNFSEAVRVEGEAIRFSTEIGQTISIPVYRERLELYENKKPYVQRGKRELNLEK
- the nuoH gene encoding NADH-quinone oxidoreductase subunit NuoH, with translation MKNLLSDQFNFSIILMLVVFGLIMGAVAYSILLERKISAWIQDRYGPNRVGPGGLLQPIADGLKFLLKEDIIPASVDRALFLFAPWMIFVVATIGFAVIPWGGNFRWSWMPADAPALTAQVASIDIGLLYIVAVASLGVYGVVLGGWASNNKYSFYGGMRAAAQMLSYEIPMGMAILAAILTTGCLRLEDMVTYQANHVWTVVYHPVAAFILFTTALAEANRMPFDLAESEQELVGGYHTEYSAMKLALFFLAEYAHMITSSALMVAIFFGGYLVPGWDWLNNDGSFLAMCCRMGVTAFKVFLVICVYMIVRWTLPRFRFDQLMRLAWKGLVPMTMGIVAVQGIILYAGWPQWFALPANVMILFIGAFVGAASGKQITGRQLSLPARARWGVQHG
- a CDS encoding NADH-quinone oxidoreductase subunit I, whose translation is MASASWRDTDIVYVDQPELTMHERLYLPQIFGGLKTTLRHMFKQKLREQTVVQYPEQKRILRKENYRGVHRLNRDEQGRVACVACFMCETACPAHCIHIEGADSPWPDREKYPIRFDIDELRCIYCGMCEEACPVDAIELTPEYSLVGSSREEMIFDKEKLLMVFDRTKDDKPRKNPAITGY
- a CDS encoding 2Fe-2S iron-sulfur cluster-binding protein; its protein translation is MPKITIDGKPIDCRDKIPVLQAAIEAGWDVPFYCFHPGLTVVASCRLCLMEMKMPNPKTKEMDWAPRLFPSCQTPVKDGLEVRFDSDSVRANQRSCMEYFLINHPLDCPVCDQAGECYLQDYSLEFGDAASRMVEAKNKNPKKDVGSKTLLYQDRCVMCSRCVRFCDEVSGTNELCIVNRGSRAEIDVFPGIPLENALQGNVVDVCPVGSLLDKDFLMKQRVWFLKETPSICPNCSAGCAIEIHQNENTVWRLKPRYNPGVNDWWMCDEGRFGWKYVHDPKRLNRLTVRRGAETESPDWSQLPEIARYRFAETVKTDGAAKVGALLSPWMSCEEAWLLAKFIRDVAPQATLAMGPVPVHGEDEKFPKGNGRPVRFTIRAEKCPNRRGIEKILAAAGGATCGFDEFVKKAAEGAFAAAWITGGDPTDWVTPDLGKALAKIPLIFAQDIFPNPVTEAATVVVPSVSWAERSGSFMNVDGKIQPFEAAIAPREGCQRDGQYLATLAGLTGIYNAAKIREMMSLTMPEFATLHVPPPLPEHAH